ATTTAGAGTTGATTATTGATGGGTTCAAAACATCCGATCGCATTCAAGAAGCTCACATGACTGCTATGCATATTATCATTGAGATAATGGAGCAAATTCTTTTTCCTGAAATGCGTATTGGAGTTAAAGATTTTAGTGCGTTTACCACCCACCAATTAGAAAATAAACATTGTTAGCTGTCTAAAGGTTAGACCTCCATGCCGTCCAAAAATTGGGAATTTTATTTTCTTTCTGTCGTTAAGGGTGAAAAAAAAGGCTTTATTGCAGCTTTTCTGCGCCAACTTCTCTGGCTGCTCAGTTATCCTTTCCGTTTCCTTGTTACTCTACGTAATTTTGCTTTTGATCATGGTTGGATAAGAAGTTATTATCCCCCTGTTCCACTTGTAATTAGCATCGGAAATATCACGGCAGGAGGGACAGGAAAAACACCTGTCACGGTGATGATCGCTGAAGAATTTCATGAAAGGGTCCCTATGGCAATTCTTTCTCGAGGTTATCGTTCCCAAGCCGAAAAATTTTGTTCGCCTATTTTTTTAAATAAGAATAGAGGGGTGGTCCATCCTGCCTCGCTTTGTGGAGATGAGCCTTATCTTTTAGCTGACAATTTGCCTGATGCTTTTGTTATTGTTGGTAAAGATAGGCATGTGGCTTCGAAAATGGCAGCGCGTTTTGGCGCACAGCTAATATTACTGGATGATGGGATGCAGCATCGGAAGATCGCTCGCGATCTTGAAGTAATCGTTTTAGATTTGCTCGACCCCTTCGGTCAAGGCTATTTTTTACCACGAGGCCTTCTAAGGGAAGGCATTAATTCATTGGCTCGAGCGGACCTTATTATTCTCAATCATGCTCGGGATGCAGCCCGTTTTGAAGCGATCAAACGCCAAATTTCTCAGAGCACATCAGCTCCTGTGGTCGGAACTGAAATGTCTGTTGTGGATACTTTGAATTTACAGGGAAAATCAATAGGTGGCCTAGAAGGAGTGAAAGTGGGAATTTTTTGCGGGATTGCCCACCCTGAGTATTTTCGCAAGACGGTGGTGGAAATGGGAGCTACGATTGTCGGTGAACATTTTTTTCCGGATCATGACGCTTTGAATCTAAACGAGTTACAGAGCTTTGGAAAAGAATGCCTTGCTTTTGGTGCTGAATTGCTAGTATGCACGGAAAAAGATAGGGTAAAAATTTCCGATCCGGTGCAACTTTGTTTGCCCATTGGTTGGGTAAAAACAAAACTTAAAGTCGTAAATGGCACAAGTCATTGGAATTCGTTTATTGACAGAGCGAAGATGACCTTGAGAATGAAAATTTAGGATATAGAGAATGAAGTTATGGATAAAAATTCTAATCGCCATTGCTTTAGGGATTTTTACAGGAATTATTTTAGGTCCAAACGCGGAATATCTTAAACCTATTGGTCAATCTTTTTTGAGCTTGATCAACATGATCATTGTTCTGCTCGTTCTTTCTTCAATGACTGTTGGCATAACCAGTATTCATGACCCCCAAAAACTGGGTAGAGTTGGTTTAAAAACCCTTCTAGTCTATTTAGCAACGACAATAATAGCCATCGCCATTGGTATTTCTTTTGGAGAAATTTTCCGCCCGGGTGATAGCTTAAGCCTACAAAGTACTGAACAAATCACGATCCAAACATCTACACCCAGCTTTGCAGAAATTTTCTTATCGGTCATTCCTTCTAACCCGATTGCTTCCCTTGCACAAGGCAATATTTTGCAAGTTATTGTTTTTTCTGTATTTCTTGGAATTTCTATCAATTTATCCGGAGAAAAAGGAAAACCTCTTCTTAAGGTGTTAGAGTCTTTAGCTGATGTGATGTATCGTTTAACTTCGATTATTATGGAATTTTCTCCGATTGGTGTTTTCGCGATTATGGCTTGGGTTTCTGGCTCTTTTGGCATTATGATTTTATTGCCGCTTTTAAAGTTTTTGGTTCTCTATTATGTCGCTTGTGCCTTGCACATGCTGATTATTTTCTGTGGGGGATTGAAGTTGATTGCTAAGCTCAGCCCATGGCCCTTTTTTAGAGGGATGAGCGACGCAATTATGGTGGCTTTTTCGACATGTAGCAGTGCGGCGACCCTTCCTGTTTCTATGCACTGCGTGCAGCAAAATCTCGGCGTTTCTAAAAACCTCACACGCTTTATTCTTCCTTTAGGGTCTACAATCAATATGAATGGGGCAGCTTTGTTCCAGGGAATGAGTGCCATTTTTATTGCTCAAGCATATGGCATACATTTAAGCTTTCAGTCATTAATTATCCTGGTCGTGACGGCATCGCTATCAGCTATTGGTGCTGCTGGCATCCCAGGAACAGGCTTTATCATGCTTTCTGTTGTCTTTAGTTCTGTTGGGATCCCTATCGAAGGACTGGCATTGCTTGCTAGTATCGATCGTATTAGAGAAATGATGTCAACAGTCGTGAACGTTTTAGGGGATGCTGTTTGTGCTGTTTATATCGCTAAGCAAGAAGGAGAACTTGATGAAAGACAGTACTACCATAGTGAACTTGTGGAAATGGAAGCCGTTAAAAGCTAAGTTCTTAGGCTTGTAGAGCTGTCATTTTTCTCAAGCGCGCTTTAACGCGCGCAAAGTAAAAATTTACTGTTCATCCTGTGACAACGTATAACCTGGTTTCCCATCAAAAGTATAGAGAGATTCTGTCTGAGTAAAATCGATGTTTTGTTTAGCTAGCTCAATAAGTAGGTGAGCAATAGCTTCAGGTTTTAAAGGAGAATTTTTTGCAGAAACAAAGCGGCATCGCCAACTATCCACGCAGACGGTTTCCGGCGCTTTATCGGGCCATACTTTAGCTCCTCGATTGCTAATCATTTTTAATTGGAAAGGTCCAGTCGCTACGTTTTCTAAGAGCTTATGCAGCTCTTCTGCTGATTTTGTATAATCGATAAAAACATCCACTCCAACAAGCTGTTTTTCTTGATACATCGTTTGGTGGGTAGGTGTTTTATGAAGATTTTTTGAAGATTGGTAGTGGACGGGCTTGAGATGTTTGGGGAGTTGACCAAGGCGTTGAATGACGGCTTGGGCAAACTCTTTAGTCCCCACTTTTTCTTTACTGACATCAGGTTTATAGATGTCGTACGTATGAATGCCATCTTCCATGGTTTTTAACCACGCATTATGGATTTTAGCAGCTTCGTTTGGAAGCTCTACATGAATAAGCATGAGAACTGCCGCAAGAATCAACCCTGAGGGGTTGGCGAGATTCTGGCCTGCCCTTCTTGGAGCAGAACCGTGAATTGCTTCGAACATGGCTCCAGCTTCCCCAATGTTGGCCGATCCTGCAAGGCCAACGGAGCCTGCAATTTGCGCAGCTACATCAGAAAGAATGTCTCCATAAAGATTCGGCATAACAATAACTTCGAAATTTTCGGGGGAATCTGCTAATTTTGCTGCACCGATATCAACAATCCAATGATCGGCCGTAATCGTTGGATATTCTTTGGCGATTTCGTCGAAAATTTTATGGAATAAGCCATCAGATAGTTTGAGGATGTTGTCTTTGATAAAGCAGGTCACTTTTTTTCGATTATTTGCTAAAGCGTATTCAAAAGCATAGCGGATAATTTTCTCAGAACCTGGTCGAGAGATGATTTTTAAAGCATGAACAGTGTCTTGGGTCTGTCGATATTCGATACCAGTGTAAAGATCTTCTTCATTCTCACGCACAATGACGACATCCATGTCAGGATGTTTGGTAGCCACATAGGGAGCGTAAGCTACACAGGGTCTTATATTGGCATAAAGGCCTAAAGTTGTCCTTATGGTTACATTTAAACTTTTAAATCCTCCGCCTTGAGGGGTGGTGATGGGAGCTTTTAAAAAACCTTGGGATTTGCGAATAGTCTCCCAGGTGGAAGGTTCAATTCCAGTGGGAAATCCCTTTAGGTAAACCTTTTCCCCAATTTCAACATGCTGGATGTCGAGCGGGGCGCCAGAAGCCTCCAAAATATTTAATGTCGCTTTCATGATCTCTGGGCCGATGCCATCTCCTTCTGCTACAGCTATAGAAATTTTTTTTTGAGCATGCATGATTTTTCCCTCTAAGAATTTACATTCTTGAGCCTAATCCTTGGATGATTTAAAATCTAGCCATAAACCCAAATCGCCTTAGGCGTCCCCCCTCGGCCAAATACCCGAGGTTATGGTTAATTAATCTTTTCTAATCATAAGAATTTCAGCCCAGCTCTGGCAATTCCAATGAGGCTATTTTCTGACATGGAACGTATATAATGATTTTAAATGAACTTTTGAAAGACGTAGAAAGCAATATCTCTTTCTTTGTGCAGAACATTAATCAGGAAGAGGTCGAAAAGGCTTTCCAGCTACTAAAAAAATGCAAGGGAATGATTTTTTTTACGGGAGTAGGCAAAAGTGCGATTGTAGCGAATAAAATTGCGGTGACCATGACTTCCACTGGAACCCGTGCTTTTTTTGTGTCGCCGATCGACGCGTTGCATGGAGATATCGGATTGATTGGAAGAGAAGATCTCCTTGTTGTATTAAGTAAAAGTGGCGAATCTGATGAGCTCATTAACCTTATTCCCTATGTGCGCAATAAAGGCGCCGATATTATTGCTATTGTAAGCAATCCTAAGAGTCGCTTAGCAAAAGCTGCGAATGCAAAAGTTGTTCTCCCTGTTAAAAGAGAGCTCTGTCCTTTCAATATGGCTCCGACAACGTCTACACAAATTCAGATGATTTTCGGTGATGTTTTAGCTGTTGGACTGATGCACGAGAAAAATTTTTCCTTAAATGATTATGCGATGAACCATCCTGCTGGGTCTATAGGAAAAAGAATTCTTTTAAAAGTCAGTGATTTAATGTTAAAAGATACACAGATTCCTATGGCTTTACCTGAGGACAAGCTAATTGATACATTGGTCGAGCTTTCTGATAAAAAAGCAGGATGCGTTCTTGTGACTGATCAGCATTTGCAATTAATGGGCATTTTTACAGATGGAGACCTGAGGAGAGCATTGCAACGTTTAGGCTCAGATGTCCTACAATATAGGATGAAAGATTTAATGAACGCAGAATGCCGCACGATTTATTCCAACAGCCTTGCTTTAGAGGCGATGCAAATGATGGAAAACCCCTCTTCTCCTGTGATGGTTCTTCCGGTCGTCGATGAGTCAGGATGTGTGATTGGCTTGATTAAAATGCATGATATCTTGCAATCAGGACTTTAAAGAAAACAAATGAACCTTAGGCGACTTGTCTACCACAAACGACAATTATGAAAGCAAGAAATTATCAGCTAACCCGCTATCCTGTTGGCAGTTTACGAGAGATTTTTTTCGTCTCTTGGCCGCTAATTGCAGGGCTTTTATCTGGTAGCATTATGATGTTTGCCGATCGCGTCTTTTTAGCAAACTACGATCTTGCAGCCCTCAATGCTTCGGCAAATGCAGGGATGGCCTTTTTTGCCATGGCCATTCTTCCCATGGTAATCGCGGGGATGTCGGAAGTGTTTGTTGGAAGGTTGAATGGCGAAGGACAAAAAGAAAGAATCGGCCTTTCGGTTTGGCAGATGATCTGGTTTAGCTTAATCACCGCTCCATTCTTCTCTTGGGGTGGTAGGCTTCTCTCACCGCTATTCTCTTATGGAAGCGTTAATATCGATTTAGAAGCAGATTACTTTATTATGAGCTGTGACTTTGGCGTATTTTGGGTATTATCTTCTGCACTTATGGGATTTTACATCGGCCTTGGTTATTCAAGAATTGTGATGTTGGCTACTTTTATTGCCAACTTACTCAATGTCTTATTGGATTACTTACTTGTGTTTGGTATCGGCCCCTTTCCAGAGCTAGGGATTAGAGGAGCGGCCCTCGCGACAGGCGTTGCTGCCATCTTTCAAATGGTTTTTTTCTCTATTGGTTTTCTTTCCACAAAAAATAACCGCATTTTTGGTACCCATTGTTGTGTTTTTGATAAAAAACTTTTTTTAGAAAGTGTGAGTATCGGTATTCCTGCAGGTCTTGGTCGATTTGTTGAAGTTGTCGCCCATGCTGTATTCTTTCGCATTGTTTCCTATTCAGGAGAATTACAACTGACGATTGTCGCCCTAGTTCAAAGTATCTATGTCTTATTTTCCTTTTCATCTGAAGGTCTCTGCAAAGCCGTAACAGCCATTGCATCTAATTTAATTGGGGCAAAGCAAATGGGCATGATCGGTAAAGTTATCCGCTCTGCCATGCTTCAGCACACATTAGTTACAGCAGGCTTCGCTATCTTTCTTTATTTCAATGTAGACCAAGTTATTAGCCTGTTTATTCCTGAAACAGAAAGCCATCTCCTTGAAAATCAAGACTTCATAAAAGCTACAGGTATTGCGCTTTTTTGGATGGGTATTTTCTTTTTGATGGATGGTTTAAGTTGGACTATAGTGGGCCATTTGATGGCTGCCGGAGATACAAAATTTATTTTCTGGTCTGCTGTAGGAATGAACTGGATTGCTTACGTATTGCCAGTTGCTTTTGGAATTACTTATCTTGGGTGGGGGGCTCAAGAAGCTTGGATGGTCATCGCTTTTGCCAGTTTTCTATTTTTTTGTGTCGTCGTTTGGCGTTATTTATCAAAACGTTGGTTAGTCGCTCTCAATCATACTCAGCAGGAACTTGAAGCAGAATACAGCCAATACCCGCAAAGCTCTAAGTAATTGATTTTCTTAAGAAAATTCCTTAGACTCATCTGCAAAATAAAAAGGATTTCTATGCGCATAGCTCTTTTGTGGCTCAGCCTTTTTAATACTTTTCTTTGGTGTGATGATGCTCAACCCAAAGGTCCTGAAATGCCACTCGGGCCTTATGTCCCCTCGGGCCCCAAGACTCCTGTCGGCCCTACAACAATAGAGGAGCCTTTT
Above is a genomic segment from Chlamydiales bacterium STE3 containing:
- a CDS encoding hypothetical protein (Product derived from UniProtKB/Trembl:Q6MCJ4), whose protein sequence is MKARNYQLTRYPVGSLREIFFVSWPLIAGLLSGSIMMFADRVFLANYDLAALNASANAGMAFFAMAILPMVIAGMSEVFVGRLNGEGQKERIGLSVWQMIWFSLITAPFFSWGGRLLSPLFSYGSVNIDLEADYFIMSCDFGVFWVLSSALMGFYIGLGYSRIVMLATFIANLLNVLLDYLLVFGIGPFPELGIRGAALATGVAAIFQMVFFSIGFLSTKNNRIFGTHCCVFDKKLFLESVSIGIPAGLGRFVEVVAHAVFFRIVSYSGELQLTIVALVQSIYVLFSFSSEGLCKAVTAIASNLIGAKQMGMIGKVIRSAMLQHTLVTAGFAIFLYFNVDQVISLFIPETESHLLENQDFIKATGIALFWMGIFFLMDGLSWTIVGHLMAAGDTKFIFWSAVGMNWIAYVLPVAFGITYLGWGAQEAWMVIAFASFLFFCVVVWRYLSKRWLVALNHTQQELEAEYSQYPQSSK
- a CDS encoding Isocitrate dehydrogenase [NADP] (Product derived from UniProtKB/Swiss-Prot:Q1RJU4;Gene name derived from UniProtKB/Swiss-Prot:Q1RJU4;EC number derived from UniProtKB/Swiss-Prot:Q1RJU4), with the protein product MHAQKKISIAVAEGDGIGPEIMKATLNILEASGAPLDIQHVEIGEKVYLKGFPTGIEPSTWETIRKSQGFLKAPITTPQGGGFKSLNVTIRTTLGLYANIRPCVAYAPYVATKHPDMDVVIVRENEEDLYTGIEYRQTQDTVHALKIISRPGSEKIIRYAFEYALANNRKKVTCFIKDNILKLSDGLFHKIFDEIAKEYPTITADHWIVDIGAAKLADSPENFEVIVMPNLYGDILSDVAAQIAGSVGLAGSANIGEAGAMFEAIHGSAPRRAGQNLANPSGLILAAVLMLIHVELPNEAAKIHNAWLKTMEDGIHTYDIYKPDVSKEKVGTKEFAQAVIQRLGQLPKHLKPVHYQSSKNLHKTPTHQTMYQEKQLVGVDVFIDYTKSAEELHKLLENVATGPFQLKMISNRGAKVWPDKAPETVCVDSWRCRFVSAKNSPLKPEAIAHLLIELAKQNIDFTQTESLYTFDGKPGYTLSQDEQ
- a CDS encoding Tetraacyldisaccharide 4'-kinase (Product derived from UniProtKB/Swiss-Prot:Q9Z823;Gene name derived from UniProtKB/Swiss-Prot:Q9Z823;EC number derived from UniProtKB/Swiss-Prot:Q9Z823); the encoded protein is MPSKNWEFYFLSVVKGEKKGFIAAFLRQLLWLLSYPFRFLVTLRNFAFDHGWIRSYYPPVPLVISIGNITAGGTGKTPVTVMIAEEFHERVPMAILSRGYRSQAEKFCSPIFLNKNRGVVHPASLCGDEPYLLADNLPDAFVIVGKDRHVASKMAARFGAQLILLDDGMQHRKIARDLEVIVLDLLDPFGQGYFLPRGLLREGINSLARADLIILNHARDAARFEAIKRQISQSTSAPVVGTEMSVVDTLNLQGKSIGGLEGVKVGIFCGIAHPEYFRKTVVEMGATIVGEHFFPDHDALNLNELQSFGKECLAFGAELLVCTEKDRVKISDPVQLCLPIGWVKTKLKVVNGTSHWNSFIDRAKMTLRMKI
- a CDS encoding putative arabinose 5-phosphate isomerase (Product derived from UniProtKB/Swiss-Prot:Q9M1T1;Gene name derived from UniProtKB/Swiss-Prot:Q9M1T1;EC number derived from UniProtKB/Swiss-Prot:Q9M1T1), whose product is MILNELLKDVESNISFFVQNINQEEVEKAFQLLKKCKGMIFFTGVGKSAIVANKIAVTMTSTGTRAFFVSPIDALHGDIGLIGREDLLVVLSKSGESDELINLIPYVRNKGADIIAIVSNPKSRLAKAANAKVVLPVKRELCPFNMAPTTSTQIQMIFGDVLAVGLMHEKNFSLNDYAMNHPAGSIGKRILLKVSDLMLKDTQIPMALPEDKLIDTLVELSDKKAGCVLVTDQHLQLMGIFTDGDLRRALQRLGSDVLQYRMKDLMNAECRTIYSNSLALEAMQMMENPSSPVMVLPVVDESGCVIGLIKMHDILQSGL
- a CDS encoding Proton/sodium-glutamate symport protein (Product derived from UniProtKB/Swiss-Prot:O07605;Gene name derived from UniProtKB/Swiss-Prot:O07605), which codes for MKLWIKILIAIALGIFTGIILGPNAEYLKPIGQSFLSLINMIIVLLVLSSMTVGITSIHDPQKLGRVGLKTLLVYLATTIIAIAIGISFGEIFRPGDSLSLQSTEQITIQTSTPSFAEIFLSVIPSNPIASLAQGNILQVIVFSVFLGISINLSGEKGKPLLKVLESLADVMYRLTSIIMEFSPIGVFAIMAWVSGSFGIMILLPLLKFLVLYYVACALHMLIIFCGGLKLIAKLSPWPFFRGMSDAIMVAFSTCSSAATLPVSMHCVQQNLGVSKNLTRFILPLGSTINMNGAALFQGMSAIFIAQAYGIHLSFQSLIILVVTASLSAIGAAGIPGTGFIMLSVVFSSVGIPIEGLALLASIDRIREMMSTVVNVLGDAVCAVYIAKQEGELDERQYYHSELVEMEAVKS